From Desulfuromonas sp. KJ2020, one genomic window encodes:
- a CDS encoding rod-binding protein, whose amino-acid sequence MKINVDPQILLSQANAQAPAKNVKRDDPEALKKTCQEFEAIFLASMFKAMRQSVPQGGIIEKGNADEIYQSLLDQEIATQAAKGQGMGIAEVLYRQLNREAE is encoded by the coding sequence ATGAAAATAAACGTCGACCCGCAAATCCTCCTGTCCCAGGCCAATGCCCAAGCACCGGCCAAAAACGTCAAGCGCGACGATCCCGAGGCGCTCAAAAAAACCTGCCAGGAATTCGAGGCCATCTTCCTCGCCTCTATGTTCAAGGCCATGCGCCAGTCCGTTCCCCAGGGGGGGATTATTGAAAAGGGCAACGCCGACGAGATCTACCAGAGCCTGCTCGATCAGGAGATCGCCACGCAGGCGGCCAAAGGGCAAGGGATGGGTATTGCCGAGGTGCTGTACAGGCAGTTGAACAGAGAGGCCGAGTAA
- the rfbC gene encoding dTDP-4-dehydrorhamnose 3,5-epimerase, with protein sequence MIFQETVLPGCFEITPRILEDERGRFVKIFHREVFADRGLNTDWAEEYYSVSRRGVLRGLHFQLPPHDHDKLVYCTEGSVLDAALDLRKGSPTYGEHVLLELSAAAGNMLYLPRGLAHGFYVQSASATLVYKVTSVYAPQQDAGILWSSANIAWPDSDPIISARDRDFPEFNCFETPFAFHTGGGEA encoded by the coding sequence ATGATCTTCCAGGAAACCGTCCTTCCAGGCTGTTTTGAAATCACCCCACGCATCCTGGAAGATGAACGGGGGAGGTTCGTCAAAATCTTCCATCGCGAGGTTTTTGCCGATCGGGGATTGAACACGGATTGGGCTGAGGAATACTACTCGGTATCACGGCGGGGCGTATTGCGTGGGCTGCATTTTCAGCTTCCCCCCCATGACCACGACAAGCTGGTGTACTGCACCGAGGGTTCGGTGCTCGATGCGGCTCTGGATCTGCGAAAAGGATCGCCGACCTACGGTGAGCATGTGCTGCTGGAGCTCAGCGCCGCAGCCGGCAACATGCTCTATCTCCCTCGCGGGCTGGCGCACGGTTTTTACGTGCAGAGCGCCTCGGCGACCCTGGTCTACAAGGTCACCTCGGTCTATGCCCCGCAGCAGGATGCCGGCATTCTGTGGAGCTCCGCCAACATCGCCTGGCCGGACAGCGATCCCATCATCTCCGCGAGGGACAGGGACTTTCCTGAATTCAACTGTTTCGAAACCCCTTTTGCGTTTCATACTGGAGGAGGGGAGGCATGA
- the rfbH gene encoding lipopolysaccharide biosynthesis protein RfbH, which produces MEQALRRQAIEAAIAYYRHGRSENTPYAPGDRIPYGGRVYDEQEVAALVDASLDFWLTTGRYAERFERDFSRFLDAGYCSLTNSGSSANLLAFMALTSPKLAERRIRPGDEVITVAAGFPTTVTPIIQFGAVPVFVDVSLPTYNIDTSQLEEALSPRSRAVMVAHTLGNPFDLAAVRAFCDQHELWLIEDNCDALGSRYCLNGEWRYTGTIGHLGTSSFYPPHHMTMGEGGAVYTRDLQLQRLVESFRDWGRDCWCPSGHDNTCENRFNRQFGELPIGYDHKYVYAHFGYNLKVTEMQAAIGCAQLDKLPAFITARKNNWQRLRDGLKGLEEVFILPEATANSDPSWFGFLLTVRNGSRVSRDGLVAHLESKGIQTRPLFAGNLLKHPCFDEMRRSGTGYRVAGELVVTDRILKDTFWLGVYPGLTEPMIDTMIAEVHAGVERGCR; this is translated from the coding sequence ATGGAACAGGCGTTGAGGCGACAGGCCATCGAAGCGGCGATCGCTTACTATCGTCATGGCCGCAGCGAGAATACCCCTTATGCACCCGGTGACCGGATTCCCTACGGGGGCCGGGTGTACGATGAGCAGGAGGTGGCGGCTCTGGTCGATGCCTCCCTTGATTTCTGGCTGACGACCGGACGCTACGCGGAACGCTTCGAACGGGATTTTTCCCGTTTTCTGGATGCTGGATACTGTTCCCTGACCAACTCGGGTTCTTCGGCGAACCTGCTGGCGTTCATGGCTCTGACCTCCCCTAAACTTGCGGAGCGCCGTATCCGGCCGGGCGACGAGGTCATCACCGTGGCCGCCGGGTTTCCCACGACCGTGACGCCGATCATCCAGTTCGGCGCCGTCCCGGTCTTTGTGGATGTAAGCCTGCCGACCTACAACATCGATACGAGTCAGCTCGAGGAAGCGCTCTCCCCCCGCAGCCGTGCCGTTATGGTGGCGCATACCCTGGGCAATCCCTTCGACTTGGCTGCCGTTCGCGCCTTCTGTGACCAACACGAACTCTGGCTGATCGAAGACAACTGCGACGCCCTCGGCTCCCGGTATTGTCTGAACGGTGAATGGCGCTATACCGGCACGATCGGTCACCTGGGGACCTCAAGTTTCTACCCCCCTCATCACATGACCATGGGAGAGGGGGGCGCCGTCTATACCCGCGATCTCCAGCTCCAGAGGCTCGTCGAATCGTTCCGGGACTGGGGGCGGGACTGCTGGTGCCCATCGGGGCATGACAACACCTGCGAAAACCGCTTCAACCGCCAGTTCGGCGAGCTTCCCATCGGCTACGACCACAAATACGTCTATGCCCATTTTGGCTACAACCTCAAGGTCACCGAGATGCAGGCCGCCATCGGCTGTGCCCAGCTCGACAAACTGCCCGCCTTCATCACCGCGCGCAAAAACAACTGGCAGCGCCTGCGGGATGGGCTCAAAGGGTTGGAAGAGGTCTTCATTCTCCCGGAGGCCACGGCAAACAGCGACCCCTCCTGGTTCGGCTTCCTCCTCACGGTACGAAACGGCTCCCGTGTCAGCCGGGACGGCCTGGTCGCGCACCTGGAATCGAAAGGCATCCAGACTCGCCCCCTGTTCGCCGGCAACCTGCTCAAGCACCCCTGCTTCGACGAGATGCGCCGCAGCGGAACCGGCTACCGGGTGGCAGGAGAGCTGGTCGTCACGGATCGCATCCTCAAGGATACCTTCTGGCTGGGGGTCTATCCAGGACTGACAGAGCCCATGATAGATACCATGATCGCCGAAGTTCACGCCGGCGTGGAGCGGGGTTGTCGATGA
- a CDS encoding flagellar basal body L-ring protein FlgH — MKKAITLFCAFGLFAAGCASHQPAMDPPPPLTPTAAMVEPPVEPSAPGSLWNAGNNDLFADHKARRVGDILTVAIFERASASKEAKTSTGRSSSASAGIDNLFGIEKNIGMINSAINPASLIGTEYENSFQGSGTTSRKEDLVATLTVRVTEVFGNGNMRIEGGKNVRVNNEDQIIRLTGLVRPADVTRDNIVDSKYILDSQITYTGKGVISDKQKQGWLVRVLDNVWPF, encoded by the coding sequence ATGAAAAAAGCCATCACCCTTTTTTGTGCCTTTGGTCTGTTCGCCGCCGGGTGCGCTTCGCATCAGCCGGCCATGGATCCCCCGCCGCCCCTGACTCCTACCGCGGCCATGGTGGAGCCCCCGGTAGAGCCCTCGGCTCCCGGCTCCCTGTGGAATGCCGGCAACAACGACCTTTTCGCCGACCATAAGGCCCGGCGGGTCGGGGATATTCTCACCGTCGCCATTTTCGAACGGGCCAGCGCCAGCAAGGAAGCCAAGACCAGCACCGGGCGTTCCAGCAGCGCCTCGGCCGGGATCGACAATCTCTTCGGCATCGAAAAGAACATCGGCATGATCAACAGCGCCATCAATCCCGCCAGCCTTATCGGCACCGAGTACGAAAACAGCTTTCAGGGCAGTGGCACCACCAGCCGCAAGGAAGACCTGGTCGCTACGCTCACCGTGCGGGTGACCGAGGTTTTCGGCAACGGCAACATGCGTATCGAAGGCGGCAAGAACGTGCGAGTCAACAACGAAGACCAGATCATCCGTCTCACCGGCCTGGTGCGACCGGCCGACGTCACCCGCGACAACATCGTCGATTCCAAGTACATCCTCGATTCGCAGATCACTTATACCGGCAAGGGTGTGATCAGCGACAAGCAGAAGCAGGGATGGCTTGTACGGGTACTCGACAATGTCTGGCCCTTTTAA
- a CDS encoding flagellar basal body P-ring protein FlgI: protein MKRILTGLLTVLLLGALVLPTAAKAARIKDIAGLEGVRDNQLVGYGLVVGLNGTGDSASTEFTIQSLVNMMENMGLTVDRSKVKVDNVAAVIVTAQLPPFAKTGTTIDVLVSSLGDADSLAGGTLLMAPLKGPDGQVYAVAQGPLVVGALAFGGNAAKVQKNHPTVGRIPGGALVEREVPFALPNQNRLVYRLKSADFTTASRMAAVIDSRFGRGTAYTLDSGSLEVAIPRAYLGRTVDFVAALERLNVTPDALAKIVVNEKTGTIVMGEEVRLSTVAVSHANLSLVITESAEVSQPGPFSEGETVAVPQTGIEVTEEGGDLLVVEPGVSIGEIARALNAIGATPRDLIAIFQAIKAAGAMHADLEIL from the coding sequence ATGAAACGAATTCTGACCGGCCTTTTGACTGTTCTCCTGCTGGGGGCGCTTGTGCTGCCGACCGCGGCGAAGGCCGCCCGCATCAAAGATATTGCCGGCCTGGAAGGGGTGCGCGACAACCAGCTGGTCGGCTACGGCCTGGTGGTCGGCCTCAACGGTACCGGCGACAGCGCCAGCACCGAGTTCACCATCCAGTCCCTCGTCAACATGATGGAAAACATGGGGCTCACCGTCGACCGCAGCAAGGTCAAGGTCGACAACGTGGCCGCCGTGATCGTCACCGCCCAGCTGCCGCCTTTTGCCAAAACCGGCACCACCATCGACGTCCTCGTCTCTTCCCTCGGTGACGCTGACAGCCTCGCCGGCGGCACGCTGCTGATGGCGCCTCTCAAGGGCCCGGACGGTCAGGTCTACGCCGTCGCCCAGGGGCCGCTGGTCGTCGGCGCTCTCGCCTTCGGCGGTAATGCGGCCAAGGTGCAGAAAAACCATCCCACGGTCGGTCGCATTCCTGGCGGCGCCCTGGTAGAACGCGAGGTGCCCTTCGCCCTGCCCAACCAGAACCGCCTGGTCTATCGCCTGAAAAGCGCCGATTTCACCACGGCCTCGCGCATGGCGGCCGTCATCGACTCCCGTTTCGGGCGCGGCACCGCCTATACGCTCGACAGCGGCAGTCTCGAAGTCGCCATCCCCCGCGCCTACCTCGGCCGCACCGTCGATTTTGTCGCCGCCCTCGAGCGCCTCAACGTGACCCCAGACGCCCTGGCCAAAATCGTCGTCAACGAAAAGACCGGCACCATCGTCATGGGTGAGGAAGTCCGCCTCTCAACGGTGGCCGTCTCCCACGCCAACCTGAGCCTGGTCATCACCGAATCGGCCGAAGTCTCTCAACCCGGCCCCTTCAGTGAAGGGGAGACCGTAGCGGTACCGCAAACCGGGATTGAAGTCACCGAAGAAGGCGGCGACCTCCTTGTGGTCGAACCGGGGGTCAGCATCGGCGAAATCGCCCGCGCCCTCAACGCCATCGGCGCCACCCCCCGCGACCTCATCGCCATTTTCCAGGCCATTAAAGCCGCCGGGGCCATGCACGCCGATCTGGAGATTCTGTAA
- the rfbG gene encoding CDP-glucose 4,6-dehydratase, producing MEDMGMNRDFWQGRSVFLTGHTGFKGGWLALMLQQAGARVSGYALPPAHRPGIFTSARVAEGMVSTLADVRDGQALARAMADAAPEIVLHLAAQPLVRASYANPVETYEVNVMGTVHFLEAVRRTPSVKVALVITSDKCYDNRELMRGYRENDPMGGRDPYSSSKGCAELVAASYRHSFLTEQGVFLATARAGNVIGGGDWSEDRLIPDIVRAWSGRQPIRIRYPQAIRPWQHVLEALNGYLLLAENLWARGDACADGWNFGPPDTDVWTVGDMVQLGRDIWGEGASWQTDHETHPHEARILKLDCTKAMTHLGWQPLLDVNTALEWTLSWYRVQQGGDEDMRSFSLDQIRQYAGLGKPLSETDRVCMGGSD from the coding sequence ATGGAAGATATGGGAATGAACAGGGATTTCTGGCAAGGCCGCTCGGTATTTCTGACGGGGCATACCGGCTTCAAGGGAGGGTGGCTCGCGTTGATGCTTCAGCAGGCGGGAGCGCGGGTGAGCGGCTATGCGCTTCCTCCGGCCCATCGGCCTGGTATCTTTACCAGCGCCCGCGTTGCCGAAGGGATGGTGTCCACCTTGGCGGATGTCAGGGACGGCCAGGCGCTTGCTCGGGCGATGGCGGATGCCGCACCCGAAATCGTACTGCACCTCGCCGCCCAACCCCTGGTTCGGGCCTCCTACGCCAATCCGGTCGAAACCTACGAAGTGAATGTTATGGGGACAGTCCACTTTCTGGAGGCCGTCCGCAGGACGCCTTCGGTGAAAGTGGCCCTCGTGATCACCAGCGACAAGTGCTATGACAACCGCGAGTTGATGCGAGGGTATCGCGAAAACGACCCCATGGGGGGAAGAGATCCCTATTCAAGCAGCAAGGGGTGCGCCGAGCTGGTAGCCGCCTCCTATCGCCATTCGTTTTTGACCGAACAGGGGGTTTTTCTGGCGACGGCGCGCGCCGGAAACGTCATCGGTGGCGGTGACTGGTCGGAAGACCGACTGATCCCCGACATAGTGCGGGCCTGGTCCGGAAGGCAGCCCATCCGCATTCGCTATCCCCAGGCTATTCGCCCCTGGCAGCATGTCCTTGAAGCGCTGAATGGCTATCTTCTACTGGCGGAAAACTTGTGGGCGAGGGGGGATGCCTGCGCTGACGGCTGGAATTTTGGTCCTCCGGATACCGATGTTTGGACGGTCGGGGATATGGTGCAGTTGGGGCGCGATATCTGGGGGGAGGGCGCCTCCTGGCAGACTGATCACGAAACGCATCCCCATGAAGCACGTATCCTGAAGCTCGATTGCACCAAGGCCATGACGCATCTGGGGTGGCAACCGCTGCTTGATGTCAATACGGCCCTCGAGTGGACGCTATCCTGGTATCGGGTCCAGCAGGGGGGAGACGAGGACATGAGGAGCTTTTCCCTGGATCAGATCCGCCAGTATGCCGGTCTGGGGAAGCCCCTGTCTGAAACCGACCGAGTATGCATGGGAGGAAGCGATTGA
- a CDS encoding NAD(P)-dependent oxidoreductase, whose protein sequence is MNVLVTGATGFIGCHVVTALLAKGHRVTAVARNPQRASQAPWYGQATFLAADIHAPGCAERLEPSQFDAVVHLAWPGLPNYGALSHLDRTLPDECRFLGDLVRLGTRQLLVSGTCFEYGLVSGCLAESTPPQPVTAYGMAKNSLRGYLELLQKTHPFRLQWARLFYMHGPGQNPKSLLPQLDKALAEGQPVFNLSGGEQLRDYLPVEEVATRLVALLAHPGFDGVINICSGQPVSVRRLVEGHVTAVGGSIRFNFGHYPYPDYEPMAFWGDTRKFQNLYRSPMQSVECDGTNEPQNEVFARDLSIHENER, encoded by the coding sequence ATGAACGTTCTGGTGACGGGAGCCACGGGCTTTATCGGTTGTCACGTGGTGACGGCCCTGCTGGCAAAGGGGCATCGGGTGACGGCCGTGGCCCGCAACCCGCAGCGGGCGTCCCAGGCCCCCTGGTATGGCCAGGCGACCTTTCTGGCCGCCGATATCCATGCGCCGGGGTGCGCCGAGCGTCTCGAGCCCTCGCAGTTTGACGCCGTCGTGCATCTGGCCTGGCCGGGGCTGCCCAACTACGGGGCCCTGAGCCATCTGGATCGGACGCTGCCGGACGAGTGCCGTTTCCTGGGTGACCTTGTCCGTTTGGGTACCCGGCAGCTTCTGGTTTCCGGCACCTGTTTCGAATACGGGCTCGTCTCCGGCTGCCTTGCCGAGAGCACCCCGCCGCAGCCGGTCACCGCCTACGGCATGGCCAAGAATTCCCTGCGCGGATACCTGGAGCTTCTGCAGAAAACCCACCCCTTCCGGCTGCAGTGGGCCCGACTCTTCTACATGCATGGTCCGGGGCAGAACCCGAAGAGTCTCCTGCCCCAGCTGGATAAGGCGCTGGCGGAGGGCCAGCCGGTCTTCAACCTCTCCGGTGGGGAGCAGTTGCGCGACTACCTGCCGGTTGAGGAGGTGGCTACCCGTCTGGTAGCACTGCTCGCGCATCCGGGCTTTGACGGGGTCATCAATATCTGCAGCGGCCAGCCGGTTTCGGTGCGACGCCTGGTCGAAGGGCATGTCACCGCGGTCGGCGGCTCCATCCGCTTCAACTTCGGCCATTACCCCTATCCCGATTACGAGCCCATGGCCTTCTGGGGGGATACGCGGAAATTCCAGAATCTGTATCGATCCCCTATGCAGAGCGTTGAATGCGATGGGACAAACGAACCGCAAAATGAAGTATTTGCCAGGGATCTTTCCATCCATGAGAACGAACGGTGA
- the rfbF gene encoding glucose-1-phosphate cytidylyltransferase, translating to MKVVILAGGLGTRISEESYLKPKPMIEIGDKPILWHIMKVFETQGFNEFIVCLGYKGFMIKQYFMNYYLYNSDVTFNLATNSFEIHRNNTENFRVTLVETGLDTLTAGRLQRVMPYLGKEEFFLTYGDGVADVDLQALLKFHHEHGKIATVTAVQPAGRFGLLGMSDEGHVSSFKEKPLGDGGWINGGFFVFKPEAFAYLPEDADGKMLEQDPLENLAHDGELMAYKHHGFWKCMDALRDKEELEQMWRRGKAKWKIWE from the coding sequence ATGAAGGTTGTTATCTTGGCCGGAGGCCTGGGGACACGGATTTCCGAAGAGTCATACTTGAAGCCCAAGCCGATGATCGAAATTGGGGACAAGCCCATACTCTGGCACATCATGAAAGTATTCGAGACCCAGGGATTCAATGAATTTATCGTCTGTCTGGGATACAAGGGGTTCATGATCAAGCAATATTTCATGAACTACTATCTTTATAATTCGGACGTTACCTTCAACCTGGCTACCAACAGTTTCGAAATCCACCGCAATAATACGGAAAATTTCCGGGTGACTTTGGTGGAAACCGGTCTCGACACTTTGACGGCTGGTCGTCTCCAGCGTGTCATGCCCTACCTTGGCAAGGAGGAATTCTTCCTCACCTATGGTGACGGCGTTGCCGACGTGGATCTGCAGGCACTGCTTAAGTTTCATCACGAACATGGGAAAATTGCCACGGTGACCGCAGTGCAGCCCGCAGGACGTTTCGGGCTGCTCGGCATGAGCGACGAAGGGCACGTTTCCAGCTTCAAGGAGAAGCCGCTGGGCGACGGGGGCTGGATCAATGGTGGCTTCTTCGTGTTTAAACCCGAAGCCTTTGCCTACCTGCCGGAAGATGCCGATGGCAAGATGCTGGAACAGGATCCGCTGGAAAACCTGGCCCATGACGGTGAACTGATGGCCTACAAGCATCATGGTTTCTGGAAATGCATGGATGCCCTTCGCGACAAGGAAGAGCTGGAACAGATGTGGCGCCGCGGGAAAGCGAAATGGAAGATATGGGAATGA
- a CDS encoding B12-binding domain-containing radical SAM protein: MKTHTKALFVIPTYIDQTLEQDFKSPITVPYGILSLASYVKERCPSIEIRIIDFNTRNIPVAEQESVLRETLQEFDPDLVGIALMFSFFNESLYRLAALVKQIDPHRLVVAGGIAASNLHAQLLAHDAIDAVCIGEGEIPFLDLVLSEDRRKTLQDHPSWATLENVRNGEVFRPTFVQDLDEIPPIDYGLIDLGLYGERLIGKNQGKGSRYLVIHTTRGCPFDCIFCCAAANHGKKIRSMSPERVISDTREMVERYQLERLGIEDDQFVFNAKRAKAILKGLAEFHLKVEIPNGLSVRFIDDEMARLMRDAGVEGASLAIESGSSRVLKDIIRKPLNLSEVKPAVDALRKYDISTLGLFVIGIPGETDEDRQASIDFIRDLELDWAAIHIATPFPGSRLYDLCLENGYINVEDLSQKVGIYKGLIRTEDLDPEEMTEFAYLMNLEVNFVQNNNLRTGRYAKAAIRLKNVVDKYPDQAFAHYYLARAYEHLPHVDPKLIQFHRERFYCIIAEDKKWMEYALRFNLVPATEISMNPRGEAESIYESSNQAAH, encoded by the coding sequence ATGAAAACACACACGAAGGCCCTGTTTGTCATCCCGACCTATATTGATCAAACCCTTGAGCAGGATTTCAAAAGTCCGATTACCGTCCCCTACGGCATTCTGAGCCTGGCCAGTTATGTCAAGGAACGGTGTCCTTCCATAGAAATCCGGATTATCGATTTCAACACCCGCAATATTCCGGTAGCGGAACAGGAATCCGTCTTGCGCGAAACCCTGCAGGAATTCGATCCGGACCTGGTCGGCATCGCCCTGATGTTCAGTTTTTTCAATGAATCCCTGTACCGGCTGGCGGCGCTCGTCAAGCAGATTGATCCTCATCGCCTGGTGGTGGCCGGGGGGATTGCGGCGTCGAACCTGCACGCACAACTGCTGGCACACGACGCTATCGACGCCGTGTGCATCGGCGAGGGGGAAATCCCTTTTCTAGACCTGGTCCTCAGCGAGGATCGCCGCAAAACCCTGCAAGACCATCCTTCATGGGCGACGTTGGAAAATGTCCGGAACGGGGAGGTGTTTCGTCCGACCTTTGTGCAGGATCTGGACGAAATTCCTCCTATCGATTATGGACTCATCGACCTGGGCCTGTATGGCGAACGGCTTATCGGCAAGAATCAGGGAAAGGGGTCGCGGTATCTGGTTATTCATACCACCCGCGGTTGTCCGTTCGACTGCATATTCTGCTGCGCGGCTGCCAATCACGGTAAAAAGATCCGCTCCATGAGCCCCGAACGGGTCATCAGCGACACCCGGGAAATGGTTGAGCGTTATCAGTTGGAGCGGCTCGGCATCGAAGATGATCAATTTGTCTTCAATGCCAAGCGGGCCAAGGCCATCCTTAAGGGGCTTGCGGAATTCCATCTCAAAGTCGAGATACCCAACGGACTGTCCGTCCGATTTATCGACGATGAGATGGCGCGCTTGATGCGTGATGCCGGAGTGGAAGGGGCGTCGCTTGCCATCGAGTCGGGGTCTTCGAGGGTTCTGAAGGACATCATCCGCAAGCCCCTGAATCTCTCCGAGGTCAAGCCGGCCGTCGATGCCTTGAGAAAATACGATATTTCGACGCTCGGACTCTTCGTCATCGGCATTCCGGGTGAAACGGACGAGGATCGACAGGCGTCGATCGATTTCATCCGGGACCTTGAACTGGACTGGGCGGCCATTCATATTGCCACCCCATTCCCGGGATCGCGGCTGTACGACCTCTGCCTCGAGAATGGGTACATCAACGTGGAAGACCTTTCGCAGAAAGTAGGAATCTACAAGGGGCTGATCCGTACGGAAGACCTCGATCCCGAAGAAATGACTGAATTCGCCTACCTGATGAACCTGGAGGTGAATTTTGTCCAGAACAACAATCTTCGCACCGGACGCTATGCCAAAGCGGCGATCCGTCTGAAGAACGTGGTGGACAAGTACCCCGACCAGGCCTTTGCCCACTATTACCTTGCCAGGGCCTATGAGCATTTGCCGCATGTCGATCCGAAGCTTATTCAATTTCACAGAGAGCGTTTTTACTGCATCATAGCCGAGGACAAAAAATGGATGGAATACGCTCTTCGCTTTAACCTGGTTCCGGCAACCGAAATTTCCATGAACCCCCGAGGAGAGGCTGAGAGCATCTATGAAAGCTCAAATCAAGCCGCGCATTAA
- the flgA gene encoding flagellar basal body P-ring formation chaperone FlgA, whose protein sequence is MTRLWLMLTLLLLCGQATAALALEIRFRPQAQAQGEILLLGEVAQILPETPENRLLGDLTLFRAPAPGEEELHQAADIRAYVQRTNPDLAEAAWGGAEEVRVIRAGITVDQAQINRILQDYLKAQQDNLAATTTSLEIVGRIAPFVLPQGKLQVDVIPSDPAIVNSNRFTLIFRIDSRVVKNLSVRVQMQAMAQLVVATTELRRGQIIGQGDLQLVEAEMARLREPCQDLDELIGKKVRRTIRAGEPIECYSIEFPPMVQRGELVTIVAAKGSLTISARGLAREDGKKGDVIKVRNTSSQKDVHCRVIAPGVVEVEF, encoded by the coding sequence ATGACGCGTCTTTGGCTCATGCTGACGCTGCTCCTGCTCTGCGGGCAGGCAACGGCTGCGCTGGCCCTGGAGATTCGCTTTCGTCCCCAGGCCCAGGCTCAAGGGGAAATTCTGCTGCTGGGCGAGGTGGCGCAGATTCTTCCCGAGACGCCCGAGAATCGCCTGCTGGGGGACTTGACTCTGTTTCGCGCCCCAGCCCCCGGCGAAGAGGAGCTGCACCAGGCCGCCGATATCCGGGCCTATGTCCAGCGCACGAACCCCGATCTGGCGGAGGCTGCCTGGGGCGGCGCCGAGGAAGTTCGGGTCATCCGTGCCGGCATCACCGTGGACCAGGCCCAAATCAACCGGATTCTGCAGGACTACCTCAAAGCCCAGCAGGACAACCTGGCGGCGACCACTACCTCGCTGGAAATCGTCGGCCGCATCGCCCCCTTCGTGTTGCCGCAAGGCAAACTTCAGGTTGACGTCATCCCCTCCGACCCCGCCATCGTCAACAGCAACCGGTTTACCCTGATCTTTCGCATCGACAGCCGCGTAGTCAAAAACCTCTCCGTGCGTGTCCAGATGCAGGCCATGGCCCAACTGGTCGTGGCGACGACCGAGCTTCGCCGGGGGCAGATTATCGGTCAAGGCGACCTGCAGCTGGTCGAAGCCGAAATGGCTCGACTGCGCGAACCCTGCCAGGACCTGGATGAGCTGATCGGCAAAAAGGTGCGGCGTACCATTCGCGCCGGCGAGCCCATCGAATGTTACAGCATTGAATTTCCCCCCATGGTTCAGCGCGGCGAACTCGTGACCATCGTGGCCGCCAAGGGCTCCCTGACCATCAGTGCGCGAGGGCTGGCCCGCGAAGACGGCAAAAAGGGGGATGTCATCAAGGTTCGCAACACCAGCTCGCAGAAAGATGTTCACTGCCGGGTCATTGCCCCCGGCGTGGTCGAAGTGGAGTTCTGA
- the flgG gene encoding flagellar basal-body rod protein FlgG encodes MIRALWTASSGMEAQQVNMDVIAHNLANVNSVGFKKSRADFQDVLYQTTRMAGTTTADGGEIPTGIQIGLGSKVAAVQKIFTVGDMQSTGNELDLAIEGTGFFQVILPDGETAYTRDGSFKKDSVGRIVTSEGYPLFPEIVVPENATRIAVGEGGDVEVFLDGENAPAQVGVIELVRFSNPAGLSSLGRNLYAETLSSGVPVAGVAGTEGLGLISQGFLEGSNVSVMEEMVNMIAGQRAYEVNSKAIRTADEMLQMTNGLIR; translated from the coding sequence ATGATCAGGGCATTGTGGACAGCATCGAGCGGCATGGAAGCCCAGCAGGTGAACATGGACGTGATCGCGCACAATCTGGCGAACGTCAACAGCGTGGGCTTCAAGAAGAGCCGGGCCGACTTCCAGGACGTCCTCTACCAGACGACCCGCATGGCGGGAACGACCACCGCTGACGGCGGCGAGATTCCCACCGGCATCCAGATCGGACTCGGCTCCAAAGTGGCCGCCGTCCAGAAGATCTTCACCGTCGGCGATATGCAGAGCACGGGCAATGAGCTCGATCTGGCTATCGAGGGGACCGGCTTCTTTCAGGTGATTCTCCCCGATGGCGAAACCGCCTACACCCGCGACGGTTCTTTCAAAAAAGACAGCGTCGGCCGTATCGTGACCTCCGAAGGTTATCCGCTCTTTCCTGAAATCGTCGTCCCCGAAAATGCCACCCGCATCGCCGTGGGTGAGGGGGGCGATGTGGAAGTCTTCCTCGATGGCGAAAACGCTCCGGCCCAGGTCGGCGTCATCGAACTGGTGCGCTTCAGCAATCCCGCCGGCCTCTCCAGTCTGGGTCGCAACCTCTACGCCGAAACCCTCAGCTCCGGGGTGCCGGTCGCTGGCGTGGCTGGCACCGAAGGCCTCGGGCTGATCAGCCAGGGTTTTCTGGAAGGTTCCAACGTCAGTGTCATGGAAGAGATGGTCAACATGATTGCCGGTCAGCGCGCCTACGAGGTGAACTCCAAGGCTATACGCACCGCCGACGAGATGCTGCAGATGACCAACGGATTGATCCGTTAG